ATGCATCCTGTCCCTTTAGTGTTTTGAAGCAGATCGGTTGTTTGGCAACTTTGGTCAGTCACATATCCCTTTGTTGTATGCACAATATAATTGTTAGCTTGTATATATAAAATTAGACTTCCTTACTTCAACCTCAGTGCATGGTATGCACCCAAAGAAACATGTTCTTGAAGAAGATAACCTTTCCATAACTAACTTTATCAGTCAAATACGTGTTCACAGCTTTTGTAATTTGGTTGCAGACTCAAATCTTAAAGATGCAATGTTTGGTGTCACACCGCTTGACCGTTCTGCCCATTGGAATGTGAAATTGCCTTTATAGTGAATATGTAGTTATCTCTCAGATGTCTTGAAAGGAATAATTATACAACGCACTGCTGCAATAGAGTAGCAGGACTCTATAATCAACAATCTGTCGGTTCTGATCTGTACATATCTTCAAGTGTTTTTACTGGTAGCAACCATGCATGTCAtgttagttagcttacaagtgttCAAAATGTTCTTACATGTTGTCGTAACCGTAAACATCTGCTGGTAGGTGTGTTACATTACTTTTTGGGCTGAGGACATGTTTGAAGTTCCCTCCAGATTGATGTGTGGGACCATTGTAGCTTCATCCAAGTTTGTTCTTTCTGTCCTGAAAGCACCAGGACAATATATAACACATCTTATTATTGATACGGCCCTATTGTACCTGTGAAGTTTGAGACAACTGCTGAAAAAAAGAAGAGGGAATCTAAGCTTTGCTAAAAAAAATAGTCCGAACTACCTTTGCTGAATTATATCTAAGCTGAACAGGTCATGGCGTGTCCGTGTGAAGAACAATTAGTTTGATCATATCTGTGACCGTCCAATCAACCGGAAATTTCGCAGCTATTCATGTCTCTGGTCAGATAAAGAAGGGCTAATTCCAGTAAGCATTAGTTAGATCGTGTACATGTATTTGTTTTTATGAACAGTTGACTTCTGAATGAGCAACCTGGTTCCTTGTGTGTGGACGCATGAACTCGGACAGTAGACTAAACTGTGTGTTGCAAGCAACTCTGTTGATCTGGCACTAACCTGACTAAAATAAAGAAATTGAAGTGGCTGTCATGGTCTCATCATCATGTGTGTTTTTATCTCTCAGTTCTTGTGAAGAAATCAGCGTGCACCTCCAAAAGAGAGCGAAGAATATGGGAAAAGGCtcagagatgatgatggtgatgtgccTTGCTCCGCACACTGACCTGTTGATCCATCCATCTGCTTGCTTGCTATTGTTTGATTGGCAGCCAACAATAGTTTACCAGGGCTACTGGCTAGGCCAGATGTTCTTCAGCAATTATTGAATGAATCTGGAAGAACATATAAACCGAAGGACAAAAACCATGGGCAGAAATCCATAAGCTAGTTAATTGACCCATTGGATGGCTCCAAGAGGCATGTAGATCCTAATCCCTTGAGATGTTTGTGCAGCTGGAGACGACAGGGACATGCCATCCATCCTTGGTGGTGCAGAAATCTTTGACCTGGGCTGGAGGCTAGATACTGAGCCTCCCAGCATTTACTGGTAACATTCTTCAGCCTTAACTCCAGCTTTACTTTCCTGAACAACTTGAACTGAACCTCTTTTTCCTGTTACCTGAAAGCCCCCTTGGATGAACGTTACAGTTAGTGGGAAAACAAAACCTGCTacgtagatattctcatagctaAAGTCCAGAACGTGCATGATAATACAAGCCCTTAAAATAAGATATCGAATTTGACATTTAGCATCTTATATAATATAAATGAATGGTTGCTGAACCGATGAACCCTGAATGTGCCGCCAAGGTACAGGAAGAATATAACTAAATGACAGGGATAGAAATACAATGCAAGTGgcttttctctttctttctctaGATAGTGGGCACAGCTACTCGCGTCATGTGTCCTTTTATGGTTCACACCTCCACTTGCTACAACCACAGTAGTTGAAAACTGTTCAAAAATTCAGAAGGAAAATAGTGACTTTTTTTTAAAGAAGTAGTGACAGTTTGAGTTTCTAGGCTAGGAGCCTAGGAGTGTTTGTTCAGCTTGGTGAAGTGAGCTTTCTTCTTCAGCATGCTCCCGAATTTCCTCAGcaatgccttcttcttcttcttatggcTGTGATGCTCCTGCTTGAAAGATGATCTCGGTCCATGCATCAGAAGGCCACCCATCTGATCTGCAGCTCCGTCTTCTCCCTGTGAATCGATGTCATCGTCGTCGCTCGACTCGGTGTCTACGCCATTGCTCATCATCCCTTTGCACAGGTCATCTTCTAGGATCTTGCTGTTCTCCATGGAGTTAGCCTCCACTGACacctcctctctttcatgtttcACCTGCCTGACCGTCTCCACTTCCACATGCTTGATCTCCTCGAGCACTTGGACGATCCTGTCGCTGTTCCTGCGATCTTGATGATCGCCTCGCGCGGCGTTGTCCATCGGCGAGCACATCATCTTCCGGAACACATTTGGCTGCTTCTCCGGGCTCCGACCAGCCGACTGATCTCCTCCTTTCATGGCGGTGGCCTCTACGAGCATTGCAGCCAGCTCGTCGGCCTTCGCTCGTGCAGCCGCTTCCCTCGTCCGCAGGCCATCGTTCTCCCGTGCGATGCTCtggagctcctcctccttctcggccaGCGTCTCCTTCAACCTCAGGCTGCTGATCTTCTCTTCCTCTGCCGTCAGGTTGGCCTCAGTGATCTTGGACTCCACCAGCCTCAGCTTGCTCTGCAGCTGCACCATGTTATCCTTGGCATCCTTCGCCTCGTGCTCCGCGGCTCTCTGTGATTGGAGCATGGTGTCCATCTCCAGCTTGACGAGTAGTGTGTTGGACTTCTCAGCACTCCTAGCTGCCTCTTCCTCTCCGGCTTTCCTCGCCGTTGCCTCTGCCAGCAATTTCAAGGCTTCGTCGGCTTTCGCCAGAGCGGCCTCCTCTCTGAGCCGCAGCTCAGTGACTTGATGACCCAAAGCAAGCACCTCCTTCTCCCTGGTTGACAGCAGATCCTTGAGGCGTGAGCTCTCGGCTACAATTGATTGTTCTGCACTCGAGCTTGCGGCATCCATCAATTTTGAGGCTTCATCGGCTTTCGCCAGAGCGGCCACTTCTCTGAGCCGCAGCTCAGTGACTTGGTGATCCAAAGCAAGCACCTCCTTCTCCTTGGTTGACAGCAGATCTTTGAGGTGCGAGCTCTCGGCCACCATTGATTGTTCTGCCCTCGAGCTTGCGGCATCCATCAATTTTGAGGCTTTGTCGGCTTTCGCCAGAGCGGCTGCCTCTCTGAGCCGCAGCTCAGTGACTTGATGATTCAAAGCAAGCACCTCCTTCTCCTTGGTTGACAACAGATCCTTGAGGTGGGAGCTCTCGGTCACCATTGGTTGTTCTGCACTCGAGCTTGCGGCATCCATCATGGTACGGTTGAATCCTTCTTCCAGTTGATGAACCAGCTGTGTTTTCTCTGCCTTGAGCTCCTGCACTTCCTTCTCTGCAACTGCAAGCGACTCCATGAGCTTGCTCATTTCTGACTTGACATAGCTTGCCTCCTCCTCTGATCTCCTGAGCATTTCTGCAAACCCGACCTCCTTCGACACCCGATCATCCTGTAAAGTCTTGGCTTCTGAACCCAACCTCTTGACTGTTTTCTTGAGGTAGTTGGATTCATCAAGAATCAACTCGTACTTCTCTTTTACATTCTTGGCCTCTGATTCCAGCATCTCAACCTTTTTCTTCAGGCAGTTGGATTCTTGAAGCATCAGCTGGTACTTGTCTTCTGCGGTCTTTGTCGCGGTCTTCATCTCGGATATCTGAAGCTGTGCATGATCCAGCTCGATCTGCTTTGCCAGGACCCTCTCCTTGGCTTCTCTTGCTTCTGCTGACACCTGACGTAGAGCAGCTGCTACGTCTTCGACGCCTTTCTTGGCCTTGTTCCTCTCCTCCCTGGCCTCATCGAGCTCCTGCTGAAGCCTCACCTTGTCTCCGCCGAGCACGCCGACCTGCGAGCTCGCTGCCTTCTCATTGCCGACAACCTGCCGATGTGTCTCATTCAGTAGCTCGTGTTCAAACCTCAGTCTGTCAATGGTAGCCTGCAGTTCAGATGCCTCCTTCCTCACGATGTCGAGACGCCTGTTCGTCTCGAGGAATCCTTCCTTGTACTCGCTCGCTTCGCCTTCTGATGCTGCAGCCTTCTCTGTCAGCTGGAGGAGCTGCGACTGTGCTTCCTTGAAACTCTTTGTCAGCGACGCCAGTGCCTCCTCGTTGGATTTGTTCCGTGAGGTGATCGCCACTAGGCGATCTTCCAGCGCCGCTGCCTTGGTCTTCCACCCTTGCGCCGACTGGTCTGCATCGATCTCTGCCCTCTTGGCGTATGCAATGTCGACCTTGAGCCCCTCAACCACTTCTTCTGCTCTGACCAGCTTCTCCCGAAACGCCATTGCTCTCTGGAGCTCAGCTCGCAGCTCTGAGGCTTCGGACCGCAGCTTGTCGATGATCTCTTCTGCTCCTTTTTCTCTGCTCTCCGTCTCAGACTTGAGCCGGGCCACCTCAGCCATCAGGATCTCCATCCTTTTTGCATTTCCGCGTGTGGTCTTCTCGGCCTCGTCGGCACGGCTGAGTGCCGAGTTCTTGGCCTGTGCGGTCACCGCCAGCTCACCCTTGGCATTCTCGAGCTCCTTAGTCACCTTAGCGAGGGAATTGACGTCCTGGGCATGGCGCTTCGTGACGTCGGCGTGCTTCCGCTGccactcctcctccttcctccgggCGAGCTCGATGCTCGCCTGCTCCCGCTCGACGGACTTGAACCTCTCGGTCTCCAGCGCCTCTTCGGCTCGCCGCTGCGCGGCGAGGGACTCCTCGAGCTTCTGGTAGGCCTCGTCGGCCAGCGTCTTGGTGAGCACCAGGTCGTCATGGACCTGGGCTCTGTCCCTGTCGATGTTGGCCAGGTGCTCCCTGGCGTTCTTGAGGTCCTCCTGGACGAGGTTCAGCTGTGCCTGCAGCTCCGACGCCTTGCCGATCCTTGGCTGCCTCTGGAAACACGAGAAGATCAGTCAGTGGCGCATGAATGGAATGACAAATATCATGATTTTTTGTTTGTGTTTCGTTGTCTCACGTCGGGAGTTTTTTGTCTCACGTCGGGGGTAGTAAAGGTACGGTTCGGCGAGGCCTTGAAGTTCGACCGGCGTTCTCCTGGTGATGGCTTTTGAGCGGCGTCGATGGACTTGTCGAGTGGAGCGGTGGCGGCGGCACGGGCAGCATTGTGCAGTGGGGAAGGCGCCCTGGCCTCTGCTGCTTGCTTGTTTGATCCTGGAGCAGCAGGTTTGGCTAGCCTGCTCACTCTAGGTGCTGAAGCATGAGCCCTGCTGTAGTTGGAACCGGAACTGGAACTAGCTGGTTCCTTGTGGTTGGAAGGTTCAGACAGACTTGCCCTGCTTTAATTTCAGCAAGGCCAGCGTTAGATCATGCAGAGTTTCTATTAAAAACTAGtcactccgatccatattaattgtggcTTATTTAGCCAAATCTgttggagggagtactactactaaGGACTATCTATGGAAAGGAGCATGAAAATTTCATCGAGGGTTTTGGCAATTTGTACGGCGTTCGTGAGCTAAACGGCTGAATTTGTTGAAACCAGATAGTATGCTGAGAACATAAGAGAAAATGGACATCTCAAGTCCTTAAAAAGCAGAAGATGGACAAGTATCACTTACTTGGGCTTGGATGCGAGCATTGCTGAGTAGTGCCAGAAAGCAGAAGCAACCTTGAGCTTGGACTGCAGCAAGGCTAAGCGAGCTAGCCCCCTGTTGAAGTTCGCAATCTCGCGCTAGCTTAACTGCTTGGAGCCAACCGAAGCTGAGACATATGCATGAAGGAGAGGATGGGCGTGAGATTGAACAAGAAGGATGCGATGGTGAAGACGACAGAGTGGCATGCATGTTTGTTTGGGTGCCGGCAACCTGGGGTGGCACTCGTCTGCACGTCCTTCCTATGGTCATCAGTGGAATGAAATGGATGCCGTCGTGCGTGTCACCAAGctccagtttttttttcttttggaggGGAACCAAGCTCCAGATACAAGTCAGCCTATAAAGCCCAATTAAAActtttttttgaaacatcaagcCTTTTTCTGAACATCAAGCCCAATTAAATCTTACACTCACAAGCCGAGCAGCTAAAGGGTCCCAATCTAGTTCTGATAAGAAAAGAGGCCCAAAGTCTGACGATCCTCTGTCCAAAGATACTTCCACGCAAATGCTTTACGCTGATGTGGGATTGCTTGGTGCTTAAGGTCCACCCACCGTGGCCAGTCGCAGCGCACGCGTTATTCTCGCTGGCTGACGCACACCCATACTTGGCTCTAACTTAACTGACTCGAAGTAAGAAAGAAGCATCTCTAGGAGCACTCCAACATATGTAAAAATAGGACAGATGTTCAAAATACTATGTTAGGGCATTTGAACCTAAAAACGGTGCTTCAACAACTGCCCTATCTCTATCTCATGCTGCAAAAATTTTGGGCAGCCCCAAAATTTTGCCCCAAGTGCTGCAAATTTGCAGCAGCAGCGTAAAATTTGTGTTATGTGTGACAAGGCATGTATGTGTAACAAGCCCACTGGTTTCATCTCTATGTTTCATGTATGTGTGATGATGAACAATTTGGTGTTATGTTTGATGAACAATTTGTGTTAATTTTGATGTTGTGGCTTGATGAACTATGTAATAAATATGTACTATATATGTTATATTTGTTTTGAATTCATTTGAGATGAGCTTGATATTAATTTGTTTCAATATGCATGCAATTGTGGAGAAGCAAAACATAGTTGGGCATGCTGTTTTACATCATCTACTATGACAGAATTTTTTCTAAAACTTTTTTTGAGTGCCCAATTTTAccaatctattggagatgctctaatgccgCGAGTGAGAGGCCTTGTCTGCTTTTGAAAATACTTCTTTACGCGTTAATCTGCAAAAAATCATtataaaatgaaagaaaaagaaggaTGAAAACGTTAGCATCCAAAAGGAGGAAAACCAGTAACAACTCTAAGGTTTATCTTCTCCAAAAATAAAAATCCTAAGGCatcctttggttcacaggacaggaatatcataggaataaGAAAATCATAATAAGTAAggtgacatgcatctcaatttctACGGAGAAATAGATGCCACTTGATTTATATGATATgtattttttcattgagtctaggctaatattttcttttttgaaggattgattcctatcctacatagaaacataaatccattcctacaaaccaaaaggCCCCAAAGAATTTTTCCTACAAAATCTCTATCCTATAGAGTTTCTACAAGATTTCTTCAAACCATAGGAGGCCTAAGGTTTTTCTGCATTATTCACAAGTAAAAACCCGTCTGCTCTGAAAATTATACAGGGAAAAAAGGCAGGGAAGAAGAAATTCCATTCCGTTTAGTTGCAGAGACTGATAATTAGATCCCCTTCTCCAACCCTCCGATCCTTCTCAAAAGCCCGAACCGCCTCCGCCTTTCGCTCAAGCGAagcatcccctcctcctcctccaccacccctTCCCTTCCCCTTCCCTTTGCGGTCGGCGTCGTGGATTGATCGCCGCGGCGGGCGGCCATGTGGGTCGAGATACTGTGCGGCCTGGTGGCCTACAAGCTCATCCGCGCCGTCTTCTTCTCCGACGACGGCCTCGACCAGCTCGCCGGCCTCGACTCCTCCCACTCCGATCTCTGCTTCGCCGTCGCAGCCAGGTACCCATCTCTGCAGCCCACCCTTTCCTTCAATCACCCAGGTAAACCCTCATGATCAATCCCTTCAATCCCCGCTCCAGGCTCGAGAGGCTCTACGGCGGCCGCTGCTTCGTCGGCCTCCGCATCCCCGACCCCGACGCCGGTGCGCGCCAGCATGTCGACGTCGTTCTCGTCACCAAGAGGTCAGCCCGCGACCACCCACGCTCCCTCCCTCTCCCCCGCTCACTTCGCTCTGCCTCCTGTCTGTTCCCGTTCCGCTGAATTTTATTGTTCTAGTTCTCGAATAATGCCAGAGATTAGAACAGACACTCCTCACAGCCTATTCCATCATTCCAGATGGATCTGTTCATGTATCTGTCTATATGCCCTGTGCTTGTTGAATGTTGTGTTTAGCTGGTGTAACATACATACTTAGTAGTAATATCATGTACTCCATCATACGGGGCATTGCTGTGAATGACTGCATCCAGAGATCTTTAATACGACTGACTGAACTGTCGCATGGTACAAAGTGGAAAGCAAGGGTCTAAATCTTTTTTTGGCGACAGGGAGGTCATGGTGGTGGCAATCAACAATGTCTCTGGTTTTGTTGAGGTTGACAAGGATGGTAACTGGTTCACTGAAAAGAAGCGCAAGCAGGAGGTTATTCGAAACCCGGTATGCAATTTGAACATTCCATTTTGCTTAAGCATTCCAGAATTGTTGTTGTAATAACTTGTTAACTATTGAACTTAGTGTAAACTAGGGAGCCACCGAGTGAATGTAACTGCCTTACCCAGTAATAAGACACCAAATCACGAAGTGTTTTGTAACTGTTGTCTTACCACAGCCTCGCAGTTTGTGTGAGAAAACAATGTAACTGCCTTACCCAGTAATAAGACAACAAATCACGAAGTGTTTTGTATCTGTTGTCTTACCACAGCCTCGCAGTTTGTGTGAGAAAACAATGTTATGGGACAGTGGGTCATGCAGGTCAAGTAGTATATTGTTGCTATCTTCTGAGGGATATTCTTGACAGTGAACATGAACTTAATGGTTTGTACTTGTTATTGTGTTCTGAATAATAGGATCATTTGTATTATGTTGCCAAATCCCAACTGCAGGTTAGTTAGTGGAAAAAGGAATACTCAGAATCAAAACTCGAATGACTCTATTAGTTTACTTTTTCTTGTTTGATTCCTGCACATCACTGGTTTGTAACATAATAACCAGAATGGTACGTGTTGTATTATTGTCAATTCATTTGTTGAATTTTGTTCTCATAGGTACTAGAAGTCAGTAGGATAGCTGCCAATCTTCAATCATACTTGGAGCAGAGGGGAGCAACACTGCCTAACGGGATTGTAAATGGAAGAGTTGTACTGCCAAATCCCAACTGCAGGTTAGTTCTCTGTACATGACCTTTTTTTTTTGCTTCGCTGCCCTTAGATGGTTGCTCAGTTGTCTTGTGCTTTATCAGGCCTTCGTACACTATTAATCTTCAACCGGAGGTTATCTCGTACGATCAATGGAAAGATCTTAAGGCAGACACAAAAGGTGGACTTTCGACATGGATTAAAGGTGCATTTCATGGAAACAAAAGCGACATCCAAGATTCATTACTCCAAAATCTGTATTCTATTCTCAGCACGTCGCCTATGTGGGACAGGTAAAATACACCACCATAATGTTTTTATTTACTTATAAACTTTCCATTGCTCTTATTCTTCCGATTCTCTTTCCTGGTGCATTAGGGAGGGACGGGCAGGGATATCATGAGAAAAAAGATCTCATCCCATTCGTATTTTGGTTGGATAAATTTGGGTTGTTAAGAAGCAGCCTTCAGATTATTCTTTTATTAAGCTAATTGCAATCAGTAAATATTGTTAGTATATATACTATATTGCAGTTCAGTGCAACACAAACAGATGAACCTCCGGTTGTATTTTTATAGTTGCACTGCCCTTCTGTAGGTTGGAACTCAGAGGGGACAAAAATGTCCTTGGTGAATTCATGGAATTTAAAGGCAAGCATGAAGACATGCCACTCCTGAAAAAAGTGAAGAGATCAAAAGTTAGCCGGTTTGTCATCCAGAAATCAACTCTTTTTGGAGGTTTTGGTAAGCCCTGTGTACTGTGTCTTCTTGCTATTCTGTTTTGTACTCCCCATGTTAGCATATTTTGTACTGTGATTTGTTATTGCTCTAGGTTGGCAGGGAAACGGTTGTGCTTCAAGTAGTTTTGGCACCTATACTAATGCCTAATACTAGATCGATGCATGAAATGAAAATAGATGCATGAAAGGCCTGTAGATGTTATGGCTACGTTCATCCTGGTACTGTACAGGAATTTATTTTATAAGAAAGCTCCAGTGATATGGTCAATCGAGCAGAAGGTAAAAATTCCTTCTCTTAGAAAAGGGAACTAAAATGCTAGATGAGTTCACAAGAAAAAATAAATTAAACAGCTAGTCCGCCCAGGCTGCTAAATACCCACAATGTGACTAGCATTTGACAAAAGGCATACGTCTTGGACTAGCAGCAGGGTGGCCGAATAGAGGGAGATCAGGTTCCATTTAGGGATTAGTGCTTTATTAGGAAGACTAAGATAAAGTGACCCTAATCTGTTAAGGGGTCTGTATTGTATTAGGGAAGGCCCAAGGGATATGCACCACTATATAAGGATGCTATGTATCTCATTAATGAATCATGCAAGAAAACAATCTATTCTTCTAAACATTCTCATCTCGATCTATGTTCCAACCAATCCCCTGGAGGCTGGAGCCATGCCGTCTAAGCTATCTTAAGCACGGTAGTTATCCTGTTGTGAATCGAGGTTCACGACAGCATCATAACAAAAATTGCAATACTACGCTagtatattactccctctgtaaaaaataaataagagtgtttagatcactaaagtagtgatctaaacactcttatatttctttacagagggagtacaaatttACAAGACCCCCTAGCTGCAGCACAAAAGAAGACCTCACATTTGGTTATCGCAACACCCTGCCAGCACCCATGGGTGGGTTTCATCAGATAATTAAGAGAAACATCGACAGTCTCTTCAAAGTCATCATTCGTCTTGGCCCTTGTTAATTATCCCATTGGCCACCTTCTTGATACTCACAGCACCTTCATGCAACACCAGACGCCCTTATTCTTTCTGTAACAAGCCCCCAAAATCGGGCCAACAGCAgattgagataattactttggaaGGATCAGATAAGAATGGCTTTGGAAAAAGAGGCACCATTGTTACTTTTATCGAACTTGTTTGACCACTCACCCAAGCATTGTTGAGCATTGTCTGGCGTTTGAACAGGATTAAAAGAacacataatttcacactagaCATACTTTCCTAATGGATATGTAAAGAAGATATAATCAGTTGTCTTAGTTGCATTTATTTTCATTACTTAATGTTCATCACCCTTCCAACATCACCTGATCAAATTATCCTCTTCCAAGATGCTATTTAAGCACCAACCACAAGGAGAGTTTTAATTCTCTATTGTGCTTCACTACATTGATTTAATCAGTTAACAGAATCCGTATCCAAAATA
This DNA window, taken from Triticum aestivum cultivar Chinese Spring chromosome 1D, IWGSC CS RefSeq v2.1, whole genome shotgun sequence, encodes the following:
- the LOC123181478 gene encoding WEB family protein At3g02930, chloroplastic codes for the protein MLASKPNRASLSEPSNHKEPASSSSGSNYSRAHASAPRVSRLAKPAAPGSNKQAAEARAPSPLHNAARAAATAPLDKSIDAAQKPSPGERRSNFKASPNRTFTTPDVRQKTPDRQPRIGKASELQAQLNLVQEDLKNAREHLANIDRDRAQVHDDLVLTKTLADEAYQKLEESLAAQRRAEEALETERFKSVEREQASIELARRKEEEWQRKHADVTKRHAQDVNSLAKVTKELENAKGELAVTAQAKNSALSRADEAEKTTRGNAKRMEILMAEVARLKSETESREKGAEEIIDKLRSEASELRAELQRAMAFREKLVRAEEVVEGLKVDIAYAKRAEIDADQSAQGWKTKAAALEDRLVAITSRNKSNEEALASLTKSFKEAQSQLLQLTEKAAASEGEASEYKEGFLETNRRLDIVRKEASELQATIDRLRFEHELLNETHRQVVGNEKAASSQVGVLGGDKVRLQQELDEAREERNKAKKGVEDVAAALRQVSAEAREAKERVLAKQIELDHAQLQISEMKTATKTAEDKYQLMLQESNCLKKKVEMLESEAKNVKEKYELILDESNYLKKTVKRLGSEAKTLQDDRVSKEVGFAEMLRRSEEEASYVKSEMSKLMESLAVAEKEVQELKAEKTQLVHQLEEGFNRTMMDAASSSAEQPMVTESSHLKDLLSTKEKEVLALNHQVTELRLREAAALAKADKASKLMDAASSRAEQSMVAESSHLKDLLSTKEKEVLALDHQVTELRLREVAALAKADEASKLMDAASSSAEQSIVAESSRLKDLLSTREKEVLALGHQVTELRLREEAALAKADEALKLLAEATARKAGEEEAARSAEKSNTLLVKLEMDTMLQSQRAAEHEAKDAKDNMVQLQSKLRLVESKITEANLTAEEEKISSLRLKETLAEKEEELQSIARENDGLRTREAAARAKADELAAMLVEATAMKGGDQSAGRSPEKQPNVFRKMMCSPMDNAARGDHQDRRNSDRIVQVLEEIKHVEVETVRQVKHEREEVSVEANSMENSKILEDDLCKGMMSNGVDTESSDDDDIDSQGEDGAADQMGGLLMHGPRSSFKQEHHSHKKKKKALLRKFGSMLKKKAHFTKLNKHS
- the LOC123181481 gene encoding uncharacterized protein, whose translation is MWVEILCGLVAYKLIRAVFFSDDGLDQLAGLDSSHSDLCFAVAARLERLYGGRCFVGLRIPDPDAGARQHVDVVLVTKREVMVVAINNVSGFVEVDKDGNWFTEKKRKQEVIRNPVLEVSRIAANLQSYLEQRGATLPNGIVNGRVVLPNPNCRPSYTINLQPEVISYDQWKDLKADTKGGLSTWIKGAFHGNKSDIQDSLLQNLYSILSTSPMWDRLELRGDKNVLGEFMEFKGKHEDMPLLKKVKRSKVSRFVIQKSTLFGGFGRSRVQILYSPRDYRAEGTSSSEWKEISVKQYTEIHFQPLHSKKVRKFKLSSVASVTLSA